One window from the genome of Cyclobacterium amurskyense encodes:
- a CDS encoding penicillin acylase family protein — translation MKNHYLIPFMLLFVWACKDPVNNEVRSWETRAKQVTIIRDDYGIPHIYAKTDADAVFGMLYAQCEDDFRRVERNYIWATGRLAELDGEDALYSDLRANLYMTEAEAKAAYEGAPRWLQLLCEGFADGVNYYLHSHPEVEPKVLTYYEPWFPMYFSEGSIGGDIERISTERIRSFYEEQKALAYSEFGDGLVHPDPYDEPKGSNGIAISPELSASGNALLLINPHTSFYFRPEIHVVSEEGLNAYGAVTWGQFFVYQGFNEKTGWMHTSTHLDFMDEYMEEVREVGDGIEYAYGDEWRAVEEISLTLKLTSPEGLQEKTFTMYRTHLSSNYPSIG, via the coding sequence ATGAAAAACCATTATTTAATTCCTTTTATGTTACTTTTTGTTTGGGCATGTAAGGATCCAGTAAACAATGAGGTAAGGAGTTGGGAAACCCGTGCTAAACAAGTTACCATTATCAGGGATGATTATGGAATTCCCCATATTTATGCCAAAACAGATGCGGATGCGGTTTTTGGGATGCTTTATGCGCAGTGCGAAGATGATTTTCGACGGGTGGAAAGGAATTATATATGGGCAACAGGTCGGCTTGCTGAATTAGATGGTGAAGATGCCCTGTACAGCGATCTCAGAGCGAACTTGTACATGACTGAAGCAGAAGCAAAAGCTGCTTACGAGGGGGCTCCGAGGTGGTTGCAATTGCTATGTGAAGGATTTGCAGATGGTGTTAACTATTATTTACACAGCCACCCAGAAGTAGAACCGAAAGTGTTGACTTATTACGAGCCTTGGTTTCCTATGTATTTTAGTGAGGGATCTATAGGTGGAGATATTGAAAGAATTTCTACGGAACGGATACGAAGCTTTTACGAGGAGCAAAAAGCACTTGCCTATTCGGAATTTGGGGATGGCTTGGTTCATCCCGATCCTTACGATGAACCTAAAGGATCGAATGGAATAGCCATCTCTCCTGAATTGAGTGCTTCCGGAAATGCACTTCTCCTGATCAATCCCCATACCTCTTTCTACTTTCGACCTGAGATTCATGTGGTCAGTGAAGAAGGACTGAACGCATATGGTGCAGTTACCTGGGGTCAGTTTTTTGTCTATCAGGGTTTCAATGAAAAAACTGGTTGGATGCATACTTCTACCCATCTGGACTTTATGGATGAGTATATGGAAGAGGTGCGAGAAGTGGGAGATGGTATAGAGTATGCCTATGGGGACGAATGGAGGGCTGTAGAAGAGATTTCACTTACCTTGAAACTCACAAGTCCAGAAGGTTTGCAGGAAAAAACATTTACCATGTATAGAACCCACTTGTCATCCAATTACCCATCAATTGGATGA